In the genome of Terribacillus sp. FSL K6-0262, one region contains:
- a CDS encoding fumarylacetoacetate hydrolase family protein yields the protein MRLVAYKVGKDLNPYRIGSRAEGRIIDLQEAYRQYLLAEQEADLAMTVESLLPADPNAFYSMGPHAMKRAFRAEAFALAEGLEEVQYRAEEVKLGPPVPKPGKIVCVGLNYRDHIEEMGRELPEYPVLFGKFSNAVCAHEQGVYHSKLTEKLDYEGELAVIIGRRAQEVPESEALDYIAGYTVANDVSARDLQRRTPQFLQGKTLDRSAPMGPHLVTADEIEDVSSLSIRTFVNGEKRQDSNTKHLIFPVPHLVSFISGIMTLEPGDVIMTGTPNGVGFAMDPPQFLKEGDVVEIEIEGIGQLRNTIIPKPSRP from the coding sequence ATGAGGCTGGTAGCTTATAAAGTTGGCAAAGATCTTAATCCGTATCGGATCGGCAGCAGGGCAGAAGGACGTATCATCGATTTACAAGAAGCATACCGTCAGTATCTCCTGGCAGAGCAGGAGGCGGATTTGGCGATGACGGTCGAGAGTCTGCTTCCTGCCGATCCGAACGCTTTCTACAGCATGGGTCCCCATGCAATGAAACGTGCTTTTCGGGCAGAAGCATTTGCATTGGCGGAAGGACTGGAGGAAGTGCAGTACAGAGCGGAAGAAGTCAAGCTCGGACCTCCTGTACCCAAGCCTGGCAAGATTGTCTGTGTCGGTTTGAATTATCGGGATCATATCGAGGAAATGGGGCGTGAGCTGCCGGAATATCCGGTACTTTTCGGAAAGTTCTCCAATGCCGTCTGTGCACATGAACAAGGTGTATATCATTCGAAGCTGACTGAAAAGCTTGACTATGAAGGGGAGCTTGCTGTCATCATCGGAAGAAGGGCGCAAGAAGTACCGGAAAGCGAGGCGCTGGACTACATAGCGGGATATACGGTTGCCAATGATGTATCGGCCCGGGACCTGCAGCGGCGCACTCCGCAATTCCTGCAAGGGAAAACACTGGATCGCAGTGCGCCGATGGGTCCGCATCTAGTCACTGCCGATGAAATAGAGGATGTATCCAGCCTCTCGATACGGACATTCGTCAATGGGGAAAAACGACAGGATTCCAATACGAAGCACCTCATCTTCCCGGTTCCGCACTTAGTGTCCTTTATCTCGGGCATCATGACATTGGAGCCTGGGGATGTAATCATGACAGGAACGCCGAATGGTGTCGGATTCGCCATGGACCCTCCGCAATTCTTAAAAGAGGGAGACGTTGTCGAAATCGAAATCGAGGGAATTGGTCAGCTGCGGAATACCATCATTCCGAAGCCTTCCCGGCCTTAA
- a CDS encoding HPr family phosphocarrier protein has protein sequence MRSKKTLIHAAVDINQTANQFKSSIVLVMDNKVVDAKSMLGLSNSVLTSDFFRLEIYGEDAEEAKKAMRDVFLSNGLPVEISNK, from the coding sequence ATGCGATCGAAAAAAACACTCATCCATGCTGCAGTAGATATCAATCAGACTGCGAATCAGTTTAAATCAAGCATTGTACTAGTGATGGATAATAAAGTGGTAGATGCCAAAAGTATGCTGGGGCTGTCCAATAGTGTACTGACGTCAGATTTCTTCCGCTTGGAGATATATGGTGAAGACGCCGAGGAGGCAAAAAAGGCGATGCGGGATGTATTTTTAAGTAACGGTCTGCCTGTGGAAATCAGTAATAAATAA
- the argC gene encoding N-acetyl-gamma-glutamyl-phosphate reductase, translating to MKVAIIGGTGYGAVELLRLLHIHPYAEVKAIISHSSAGKSLTELYPHTDGFIKGKMEAFDVAALKEQVDFAFFAAPPGVSRELLPQLVEAGIRCVDLAGDFRLKDPAVYEQWYKVKPASLALLEKAVYGLPEWNEKEIAEADFVANPGCYPTASLLGLLPAVHNGLIDPASIIIDAKSGLSGAGKSPNAIAHYSEINENMKAYKLGEHKHIPEIEQLLAEAGGSQQPVSFSTQLVPMTRGIMATIYADLQTESSEEELLESYEIYYEAHPFVRIRPQGTWPATKEVATSNFCDIGLHLDKRTNRLTIVSVIDNLVKGAAGQAIQNMNIMQGWEQTTGLRMLPVYP from the coding sequence GTGAAAGTCGCAATAATTGGCGGTACAGGTTATGGAGCGGTGGAATTGCTTCGGCTTTTACATATACATCCATATGCAGAAGTGAAGGCAATCATCTCCCATTCCAGTGCGGGTAAATCATTGACGGAATTGTATCCGCACACGGACGGTTTCATAAAAGGGAAAATGGAGGCATTTGATGTTGCAGCCCTGAAAGAGCAAGTGGACTTTGCATTCTTTGCGGCTCCGCCAGGGGTGAGCAGAGAGTTGCTCCCGCAGCTGGTCGAGGCGGGTATCCGCTGTGTGGATTTGGCGGGGGATTTCCGGTTGAAGGACCCTGCAGTTTACGAACAGTGGTATAAAGTGAAGCCAGCTTCACTGGCACTATTGGAAAAGGCCGTTTACGGATTGCCTGAATGGAATGAAAAAGAGATAGCGGAAGCGGACTTTGTAGCCAATCCTGGCTGTTATCCGACTGCGTCCTTGCTTGGTTTGTTGCCGGCTGTACATAATGGCCTGATCGATCCGGCATCTATCATCATCGATGCCAAGTCAGGTCTATCCGGAGCGGGAAAGTCCCCGAATGCCATCGCGCACTATAGTGAAATCAATGAAAATATGAAAGCTTATAAGCTAGGCGAGCATAAGCATATCCCTGAAATCGAACAGCTGTTGGCAGAAGCGGGTGGTTCGCAGCAGCCTGTCAGTTTTTCCACACAGCTGGTGCCGATGACCCGCGGAATCATGGCAACCATTTATGCCGATCTGCAAACGGAATCATCAGAGGAAGAATTATTGGAATCATATGAAATTTATTATGAAGCTCACCCATTTGTCCGAATCAGGCCTCAGGGCACATGGCCGGCGACTAAGGAAGTGGCAACAAGTAATTTCTGTGATATCGGGTTGCACTTGGATAAACGGACAAATAGGCTGACTATCGTTTCAGTCATCGACAATCTGGTAAAAGGAGCGGCAGGTCAGGCCATCCAGAACATGAATATCATGCAGGGCTGGGAGCAGACAACAGGTCTACGGATGCTGCCGGTTTATCCATAA
- the argJ gene encoding bifunctional glutamate N-acetyltransferase/amino-acid acetyltransferase ArgJ — MIKTEQADYTVIENGTITSPAGFQAGGVAIGIRKHNKLDLGWVSSESPAAAAGVYTLNAFRAAPLLVTEESIGFEGKLQGIVVNSGIANACTGEEGLANAYAMRKAFAEKLGIQTQHAAVASTGLIGVQLPMDKVMSGIHAIKGAGKADEFATAILTTDTCTKQIAVSVEIDGMPITIGGAAKGSGMIHPNMATMLAFVTTDAAIPSDTLEQLLKKTTDGSYNMITVDGDTSTNDMVLALANGKAGNKELTPSHPEWEKFSAAFQYVSQELAKKIARDGEGATKLVEVRVQNAKSEAEARKIGKAVVASSLVKAAVYGADPNWGRIITAAGYSGASFSPDKISVWLGDSVVVQNGSPVVFDEAEASKHLKQETVLITIDLQDGDGEATAWGCDLSYDYVKINASYRT, encoded by the coding sequence ATGATAAAGACAGAACAGGCGGACTACACAGTTATAGAAAACGGAACGATCACAAGCCCGGCTGGCTTCCAGGCAGGTGGTGTCGCCATCGGCATCCGCAAGCATAACAAACTGGATCTGGGGTGGGTCTCTTCGGAATCTCCAGCAGCTGCTGCGGGAGTATATACGTTGAATGCTTTTCGGGCAGCTCCGCTTCTTGTGACGGAGGAAAGCATCGGTTTCGAGGGCAAACTGCAGGGGATTGTGGTCAATAGCGGGATTGCCAATGCTTGTACAGGAGAAGAAGGCTTGGCGAATGCTTATGCGATGCGTAAAGCTTTTGCTGAGAAGCTCGGGATTCAAACCCAGCATGCGGCGGTAGCATCGACTGGGTTGATTGGTGTCCAGCTGCCGATGGATAAAGTGATGTCGGGTATCCATGCGATAAAAGGGGCCGGCAAGGCAGATGAATTCGCCACAGCCATCCTGACGACGGATACATGCACAAAGCAGATTGCTGTCAGCGTGGAAATAGATGGCATGCCGATCACCATCGGCGGGGCTGCCAAAGGATCAGGCATGATTCATCCAAATATGGCGACGATGCTGGCGTTCGTGACGACGGATGCCGCTATTCCAAGTGATACGCTGGAACAGCTGCTGAAAAAAACGACGGATGGATCCTATAATATGATCACGGTTGATGGAGATACGAGCACGAACGATATGGTGCTTGCACTGGCAAACGGAAAAGCAGGCAATAAAGAGCTGACCCCGTCACATCCAGAATGGGAGAAATTTTCCGCGGCCTTCCAATATGTCTCGCAAGAATTAGCAAAGAAAATCGCTCGTGATGGAGAAGGAGCCACGAAGCTCGTCGAGGTTCGTGTACAGAATGCCAAATCCGAAGCAGAGGCGAGAAAGATAGGCAAGGCAGTCGTCGCCTCCAGCCTGGTGAAAGCAGCAGTATATGGAGCTGATCCGAATTGGGGCCGTATCATTACGGCAGCAGGATACAGCGGTGCCTCCTTCTCCCCTGATAAGATCTCGGTTTGGCTTGGAGATAGCGTGGTCGTCCAGAACGGCAGTCCCGTGGTGTTCGATGAAGCAGAAGCTAGCAAACACTTGAAACAGGAAACGGTCCTGATCACGATCGATCTGCAGGATGGAGATGGGGAAGCGACTGCCTGGGGCTGTGATTTGTCATACGATTATGTCAAAATCAATGCTTCCTATCGGACGTAA
- the argB gene encoding acetylglutamate kinase: MKFLVIKCGGSIIDQLPDNFYDNIAAIQKQGDWKPVIVHGGGKLINDLLQQTGVKTEFVDGLRVTTEEVLDVVEMALSGAVNKYLVRKLMARTDAYGVSGLDGKLLYAEPVANADKLGLVGTVTEVNTALIEQIVSQGNIPVISPLAGGEGNSRFNINADLAASAIARALHAELCFISDIPGIYRQEQGKKQMLTDVTDRELKQMIDDGLIKDGMIPKVRAALEALVHGAGKVTIVNGLAADSLLQLVEGKVAGTTITLSGEAHHV; the protein is encoded by the coding sequence ATGAAATTCCTGGTTATAAAATGCGGCGGCAGCATCATCGATCAGCTGCCTGATAATTTCTATGATAATATCGCGGCTATTCAAAAGCAGGGTGATTGGAAGCCTGTCATTGTGCATGGAGGAGGGAAGCTGATCAATGACCTGCTGCAGCAGACAGGGGTAAAGACGGAATTCGTCGACGGTTTGCGGGTGACGACCGAAGAGGTGCTTGATGTGGTCGAGATGGCACTGAGCGGGGCGGTGAACAAGTATCTGGTACGAAAGCTGATGGCCAGGACCGATGCCTATGGCGTAAGCGGGCTGGACGGCAAGCTGCTGTATGCAGAACCTGTTGCGAATGCGGATAAGCTCGGCCTTGTCGGCACCGTGACAGAAGTGAATACGGCTTTGATCGAACAGATTGTTTCCCAGGGTAATATTCCGGTCATCTCACCGCTGGCTGGAGGGGAAGGCAATTCCCGCTTCAACATCAACGCCGACCTTGCGGCATCAGCCATCGCGCGGGCACTGCATGCAGAGCTATGCTTCATAAGCGACATTCCGGGAATTTATCGCCAGGAGCAAGGAAAGAAGCAAATGCTCACCGATGTAACGGACAGGGAATTGAAGCAGATGATCGATGATGGACTCATCAAAGACGGTATGATCCCGAAGGTGCGTGCAGCATTGGAAGCTTTGGTGCATGGGGCTGGGAAAGTCACCATCGTCAATGGCCTTGCAGCAGACAGTTTGTTGCAGCTGGTGGAAGGTAAAGTCGCAGGAACAACCATCACATTATCAGGGGAGGCCCATCATGTCTGA
- a CDS encoding acetylornithine transaminase, which produces MSETNTAISSVMPTYSRFPISITKGAGSYVWDDKGKRYLDYTAGIATCNLGHAPAAVKEAVKEQLDTLWHCSNLYHIPIQEQLAEQLASCTFADQVFFGNSGAEANEAAIKLARSYAQKVKGTKAFEVVTFSRSFHGRTLATLAATGQEKIQKNFAPLAQGFRYLPYNDVEALDELIGPDTCGVLLELVQGEGGVIPADPAWVKEVERICKENDVLFMLDEVQTGVGRTGTLYAYEQYEVEPDVLTTAKGLASGIPIGAMLASGKAAQAFEAGSHGSTFGGNPVAAAAGKATLEVITNPAFLREVQETADYFRGKLETIAAESGAFTDVRGKGLLLGLGTTGKAIELVHQARELGLLVLVAGEQVLRILPPLNTTRAEVDFCIEALKQIADV; this is translated from the coding sequence ATGTCTGAAACGAATACAGCTATTTCATCTGTCATGCCGACTTACAGCAGGTTTCCGATTTCCATTACAAAAGGGGCAGGGAGCTATGTCTGGGATGATAAAGGCAAACGATATCTTGATTACACTGCCGGAATCGCTACTTGCAATTTAGGGCATGCCCCGGCAGCCGTCAAAGAAGCTGTCAAGGAGCAGCTGGATACCCTTTGGCATTGTTCCAACCTTTATCATATCCCGATTCAGGAACAGCTGGCAGAACAGCTGGCGAGCTGTACATTTGCCGATCAAGTTTTTTTTGGCAATAGTGGTGCAGAGGCGAATGAAGCAGCAATCAAGCTGGCACGCAGCTATGCCCAGAAGGTAAAGGGAACCAAGGCTTTCGAGGTCGTCACGTTCAGCCGATCATTCCACGGCCGGACGCTCGCGACACTGGCAGCAACGGGGCAGGAAAAGATCCAAAAAAACTTCGCCCCGCTGGCACAGGGCTTCCGATATCTTCCTTATAATGATGTAGAAGCCCTGGATGAGCTGATCGGACCTGATACATGCGGCGTTTTATTGGAGCTCGTCCAAGGGGAAGGCGGTGTGATCCCTGCCGATCCTGCATGGGTGAAGGAAGTGGAACGGATTTGTAAGGAAAACGATGTCCTGTTCATGCTGGATGAAGTGCAAACTGGCGTCGGGCGTACTGGTACGCTTTATGCCTATGAGCAATATGAGGTGGAGCCGGATGTGCTGACTACCGCGAAAGGGCTGGCTTCGGGCATCCCGATCGGAGCTATGCTTGCTTCGGGGAAAGCGGCGCAAGCATTTGAAGCCGGCAGCCACGGCAGCACTTTCGGAGGTAATCCTGTGGCGGCTGCAGCTGGGAAGGCCACCTTGGAAGTGATCACAAATCCTGCATTTTTGAGGGAAGTGCAAGAGACCGCGGATTACTTCCGGGGTAAGCTGGAAACGATCGCTGCCGAGTCCGGTGCGTTCACGGATGTGCGCGGGAAGGGCTTGCTGCTTGGCCTTGGTACGACAGGGAAAGCGATCGAGCTTGTGCATCAGGCCCGGGAGCTCGGGTTGCTTGTTCTGGTAGCTGGTGAGCAGGTGCTGCGGATCCTGCCGCCGCTTAATACAACCAGGGCGGAAGTGGATTTCTGTATCGAGGCCTTGAAGCAGATCGCAGATGTATAA
- the purU gene encoding formyltetrahydrofolate deformylase — protein MSAHYLEKIKAFQQQNENRYRIVISCPDQPGIVAAVSEFLYKQQANIMESNQYTTDPDGGEFFLRIEFECRQDGDTQQMLEQGFRQIAEHFRMEWQLVRVRDLKKLALFVSKELHCLQEILWEYQSGNLMADLAVIVSNHEDARELAEAHDIPFHHIPANKDIRQQAERQQLELLAQYDIDTVILARYMQILTPAFLENYKNKIINIHHSFLPAFIGAKPYERAFERGVKLIGATSHYVTSDLDEGPIIEQDIHRVNHKDKAEDLKRVGRLVERSVLMRAIKWHVDDRVIVFGNKTIVF, from the coding sequence ATGTCCGCACATTATCTAGAAAAAATCAAAGCTTTCCAGCAGCAGAATGAAAACAGATATCGGATCGTCATTTCCTGTCCTGATCAGCCGGGAATTGTCGCAGCAGTTTCCGAGTTCCTTTATAAACAGCAAGCAAATATCATGGAATCCAATCAATATACAACCGATCCGGATGGAGGGGAGTTCTTCCTTCGGATTGAATTCGAATGCCGACAGGACGGCGATACGCAGCAGATGCTGGAGCAAGGCTTCCGGCAGATAGCGGAGCATTTCCGGATGGAGTGGCAGCTTGTGCGTGTACGCGACCTGAAAAAACTGGCTCTGTTCGTATCGAAGGAATTGCATTGCCTGCAGGAGATTCTTTGGGAGTATCAAAGCGGCAACCTCATGGCCGACCTTGCAGTGATCGTCAGCAATCATGAGGATGCGCGTGAACTGGCGGAAGCCCATGATATCCCCTTCCACCATATCCCTGCCAATAAGGATATCCGTCAGCAAGCAGAGCGTCAGCAGCTTGAGCTGTTGGCGCAATATGATATCGACACCGTCATTCTCGCGAGGTATATGCAGATCCTGACACCTGCATTCCTGGAGAATTATAAAAATAAAATCATCAATATCCATCATAGCTTCCTTCCAGCCTTCATCGGCGCCAAACCATATGAGCGTGCCTTTGAACGGGGGGTGAAGCTGATCGGGGCAACAAGCCATTACGTGACATCGGATCTGGATGAAGGTCCGATCATCGAGCAGGATATCCATCGGGTCAATCATAAGGATAAAGCGGAAGATCTGAAGCGTGTCGGACGTCTTGTCGAACGCAGTGTACTCATGCGTGCAATCAAATGGCATGTGGATGATCGCGTGATTGTATTCGGCAATAAAACGATCGTATTTTAA
- the rbsK gene encoding ribokinase, translating into MVPKITVIGSLNMDLTATSAKRPAAGETILGERFETFPGGKGANQAVAAARLGADVAMIGMVGRDPFGDELTQVLRREGVRTEHIGRAGTSSGVAVIQVVDGDNSITVIPGANFQLTPDYIGTKRSVIAESDMVLIQLEIPLESVAAAAKCCQEADVPYILNPAPAQLLSREVIDQAAYITPNESEAAILFDDIQKALKEYTDKLVITKGEEGIVYSGGRVPAFSVEPVDTTGAGDTFNAALALKLASGSPLDEACRYANAAAALQIGFPGAQAGMPTNDEVISFMRQNGQNPL; encoded by the coding sequence ATGGTACCGAAGATAACGGTAATCGGCAGTCTGAATATGGATTTGACTGCCACCTCAGCTAAACGTCCTGCAGCTGGTGAAACAATACTGGGGGAGCGCTTTGAAACTTTCCCTGGCGGTAAAGGTGCCAATCAAGCTGTCGCTGCCGCCAGGCTAGGGGCGGATGTCGCCATGATCGGTATGGTCGGTCGGGATCCTTTCGGGGATGAGCTCACGCAGGTTCTCCGCCGGGAAGGGGTCCGGACGGAGCATATTGGCAGAGCGGGCACTTCTTCGGGTGTTGCCGTCATCCAGGTGGTGGATGGAGATAACAGCATCACTGTCATCCCGGGAGCCAATTTTCAGCTCACACCGGATTATATCGGAACGAAACGGAGTGTCATCGCAGAAAGCGACATGGTCCTGATTCAATTGGAGATTCCGCTCGAGTCAGTGGCAGCTGCAGCCAAATGCTGTCAGGAGGCGGATGTACCATACATACTGAATCCTGCACCAGCACAGCTGCTTTCCCGCGAGGTCATCGATCAGGCAGCGTACATCACGCCGAATGAATCAGAGGCTGCCATTCTTTTTGACGATATACAAAAGGCATTAAAGGAATATACCGATAAGCTTGTCATCACAAAAGGGGAAGAGGGCATTGTGTATAGCGGCGGGCGTGTACCGGCTTTTTCCGTCGAGCCAGTTGACACGACCGGAGCCGGAGACACATTCAACGCTGCACTTGCACTTAAGCTGGCAAGCGGCAGTCCGCTGGATGAAGCTTGCCGCTATGCCAACGCAGCAGCAGCCTTGCAGATAGGCTTCCCAGGTGCACAAGCCGGCATGCCGACAAATGATGAAGTCATCAGCTTCATGAGACAAAATGGACAAAATCCTTTATAA
- the queF gene encoding preQ(1) synthase, translating into MAGRKPEEMEDITLLGNKNNVYDFDYKPEVLETFDNKHTYRDYFVKFNCPEFTTLCPITNQPDFGTVYISYIPDEKMVESKSLKLYLFSFRNHGDFHEDCMNIILNDLKELMNPRYIEVWGKFTPRGGISIDPYVNYGRPGTKYEQMADHRMMNHDMYPEKVDNR; encoded by the coding sequence ATGGCAGGAAGAAAGCCAGAAGAAATGGAAGACATAACATTGCTTGGCAACAAAAACAATGTCTACGATTTCGATTACAAACCTGAGGTTCTCGAAACCTTTGATAATAAACACACGTACCGTGATTACTTCGTGAAATTCAATTGCCCGGAATTCACGACACTATGCCCGATCACGAATCAGCCGGACTTCGGTACGGTGTACATCAGCTACATCCCGGATGAGAAGATGGTGGAAAGCAAATCGCTGAAGCTGTACCTATTCAGCTTCCGCAACCATGGTGATTTCCACGAAGACTGCATGAACATCATCCTGAACGACCTGAAGGAACTGATGAACCCGCGCTACATCGAAGTATGGGGCAAGTTCACACCACGCGGTGGAATAAGCATCGATCCATACGTCAACTACGGCCGCCCAGGCACGAAGTATGAGCAGATGGCAGATCATCGCATGATGAATCATGATATGTATCCGGAGAAAGTGGATAATAGATAA
- a CDS encoding VOC family protein: MKIIVTSIFVEDQDKALEFYTGTLGFVKKHDEPAGEFRWITLVSPDEQEGTELLLEPNNNPIAKEYQEKLFMQGIPVTMFGVSDIESEYRRLLDQGVKFTIEPTKMGQVTLAVFDDTCGNLIQIVEND, translated from the coding sequence TTGAAAATCATTGTTACGAGTATATTTGTAGAAGATCAAGACAAAGCATTGGAATTTTATACGGGAACACTCGGGTTTGTAAAAAAGCATGACGAGCCAGCTGGAGAATTCAGATGGATAACTCTAGTTTCTCCTGATGAGCAAGAAGGTACTGAACTTTTATTGGAACCGAATAATAATCCGATAGCCAAGGAGTATCAAGAAAAGTTGTTTATGCAAGGCATCCCAGTAACTATGTTTGGTGTTTCAGATATTGAATCAGAGTATAGACGGTTATTGGACCAAGGTGTGAAGTTTACAATAGAACCAACCAAAATGGGACAAGTCACATTGGCTGTCTTTGACGATACATGCGGCAACCTTATCCAAATAGTAGAGAACGATTAA
- a CDS encoding NADP-dependent oxidoreductase: MAKNEEIQLAERPEGMPTKDTFRFVETEIPALEEGQVLIKSIYISVDPYMRGRMNDTKSYVPPYELDAPIAGGIVGQVTESTSDKFQKGDFVLGNLPWARYNAADPNNLQKVDPDLGPISTALGVLGMPGLTAYFGLMDIGEPKAGETVVVSGAAGAVGSTVVQIAKIIGARVVGIAGSPKKLDYVKHTLGADEVINYKEDDVAKALEKACPDGVDVYFDNVGGPVSDAVYPLLNAHARIPLCGSISSYNKKEDQGPRVHGYLVKSKAKMQGFIVGDYGDRFAEGKKQLSEWFKQDKLTFEENVVEGFENVPDAFLGLFKGENLGKQLVKVAEEE, translated from the coding sequence ATGGCGAAAAATGAAGAAATCCAATTGGCAGAACGTCCGGAAGGCATGCCGACGAAAGATACTTTTCGTTTTGTCGAAACAGAAATCCCAGCACTCGAGGAAGGACAAGTGCTCATCAAAAGCATCTATATCAGTGTCGATCCATATATGCGCGGCCGGATGAATGATACGAAATCCTACGTGCCTCCGTATGAGCTGGATGCACCGATTGCTGGCGGTATTGTCGGTCAAGTTACCGAATCCACATCGGATAAGTTCCAAAAAGGCGATTTTGTACTCGGCAATTTGCCTTGGGCCCGTTATAACGCAGCGGATCCGAATAACCTGCAAAAGGTCGATCCCGATCTCGGCCCAATCTCTACGGCATTAGGTGTACTGGGCATGCCGGGTCTCACTGCGTACTTCGGTTTGATGGATATCGGCGAACCAAAAGCCGGTGAAACGGTCGTCGTTTCCGGAGCAGCTGGCGCAGTCGGATCCACCGTCGTCCAGATTGCCAAAATCATCGGTGCCCGCGTCGTCGGCATCGCCGGATCCCCCAAAAAACTCGACTATGTCAAACATACACTTGGCGCCGATGAAGTCATCAATTATAAAGAAGACGATGTAGCGAAAGCTCTTGAGAAAGCCTGCCCTGACGGCGTGGATGTCTATTTCGACAACGTCGGCGGCCCAGTGTCAGACGCAGTCTATCCATTGCTTAATGCACATGCCCGCATTCCGCTTTGCGGCAGCATTTCTTCTTACAACAAAAAAGAAGATCAAGGACCACGCGTCCACGGCTACCTCGTCAAATCGAAAGCCAAAATGCAAGGCTTCATCGTCGGCGACTATGGCGATCGCTTCGCCGAAGGAAAGAAACAGCTGTCCGAATGGTTCAAGCAGGACAAGCTTACATTCGAAGAAAATGTCGTGGAAGGCTTTGAGAATGTGCCCGATGCTTTCCTTGGATTGTTCAAGGGAGAGAATTTAGGGAAACAATTAGTGAAAGTGGCAGAAGAGGAATGA
- a CDS encoding DUF2188 domain-containing protein, producing the protein MPWTMDDYPASLKNLDKPVKKKVIEIANAMVDEGYDESRAIPIATSQAKEWHENASESEVRDFMENDDPTERDSDGSGSNPDLIDNAEEVVPHDDGWAVQAKGSKRPSQVFDKKQDAVKRAKEIAKNKGTETIIHKKDGSVQKRA; encoded by the coding sequence ATGCCATGGACGATGGACGACTATCCTGCTTCGCTGAAAAATTTGGACAAACCAGTCAAAAAGAAAGTTATTGAGATTGCCAATGCGATGGTGGATGAAGGCTATGATGAAAGCAGGGCCATTCCGATTGCGACCAGTCAGGCGAAAGAGTGGCATGAGAATGCCTCCGAAAGCGAAGTGAGGGACTTCATGGAAAATGATGATCCGACAGAACGTGATTCTGATGGATCTGGCAGTAATCCGGATTTGATAGACAATGCGGAGGAGGTCGTGCCTCATGATGATGGCTGGGCAGTTCAAGCCAAGGGCTCGAAACGGCCGTCCCAGGTATTTGATAAAAAACAGGACGCTGTGAAGCGGGCCAAGGAGATTGCAAAAAATAAAGGAACAGAGACGATCATCCACAAGAAGGATGGTTCTGTTCAGAAACGTGCTTAA
- a CDS encoding DUF1002 domain-containing protein: MLSFAFSDVVSANTGKNTDSINEKFGLPIVVVGDSLSEAQKEQVREDLGVTNTDNVEEIPVTAEDIVKYIDGDANSRMYSSAMITREDEGHGLDVQIVTPDNITQVTVDMYKNALLTAGIEDATVEVASPVKVSGHSALTGIYKAYDTADGNLDPERTEVANDELDLATDLAQKEGLDNEKVTQLLTDIKQEIAEQNPATREDVEQIVSDQLSKLEISLSDEDRQLLIDLFDKMRQLDIDFEGVKSQLDDIAATIQDKIDEVAGNEGFWQSVKDFFKSIGDFFKNLF, translated from the coding sequence ATGCTCAGCTTTGCCTTTTCCGATGTTGTATCCGCAAATACAGGAAAGAACACGGATAGTATCAATGAGAAATTCGGCTTGCCGATTGTCGTAGTTGGAGATTCGTTATCAGAAGCACAAAAAGAACAGGTCAGGGAAGACCTTGGTGTTACAAATACAGATAATGTAGAGGAAATTCCGGTTACTGCCGAGGATATCGTGAAGTACATAGATGGGGATGCCAATTCCAGGATGTATTCCTCGGCAATGATCACAAGGGAAGATGAAGGCCACGGACTGGATGTCCAGATTGTCACGCCTGACAATATCACGCAGGTGACAGTCGATATGTATAAGAACGCATTGCTTACTGCTGGTATCGAGGATGCTACAGTGGAAGTCGCTTCCCCGGTGAAAGTCAGCGGTCATTCCGCTTTGACCGGTATTTATAAAGCCTATGATACAGCAGATGGCAACCTGGATCCGGAACGGACGGAAGTTGCCAATGATGAGCTCGATCTGGCGACGGATTTGGCGCAGAAGGAAGGGCTGGATAACGAGAAAGTCACGCAGCTTTTAACGGATATCAAACAGGAAATTGCGGAGCAGAACCCTGCCACGCGCGAAGATGTCGAGCAGATCGTTTCCGACCAGCTGAGCAAGCTGGAAATCAGCTTAAGCGATGAAGATCGTCAGCTGCTTATCGATCTTTTCGATAAGATGCGCCAGCTGGATATCGATTTCGAAGGTGTGAAATCACAGCTGGATGATATTGCCGCGACGATCCAGGACAAGATAGATGAAGTAGCTGGAAATGAAGGCTTCTGGCAAAGTGTGAAGGATTTCTTCAAGTCGATTGGTGACTTCTTCAAAAATCTATTTTAA